A window of Mucilaginibacter robiniae genomic DNA:
AGGTAACCACGATATCATTCAGGAAGAACATTATCATCAACTGAATATCTCTACCCATCATGAACTTGTTTATGGCCCATTCCGGATGTTGCACCATCCGCAAAGTGATGCTTGTTTGCAGCAGCAAAGCCATTATGTGCTTTGCGGGCATATTCATCCCGGCGTAAAGCTGGTAGGCCGAGGCCGGGAGTCAGTTACCTTACCTTGCTTTGCCTTTGGCAGCCAGCAAGCTATATTACCTTCGTTTGGTAAGTTTACCGGCCAGGTAGCTATGCGGCACCAAGCAACCGATCATGTATTTGGTATTGTATCCAATAAAGTTTTTGCAGTTTAATTAATGCTTACTCAGATATTCTGTAATATCATAAAGTAAACGGTTGTGATCTACATTGCGTTCAATAATACGCCACTTGCTGTCAACCAAGTAGTAAGTAGGTATGGTGCCTATAGCCCAGTTAACTGCATTGGGGGAGTCATCACCCTTTAAATCTGAATATTGTGACCAGCTCATGTGATCGTCGGCGATAGCTTTAGTCCACCAATCGCGCTTACTATCTAATGATATACTGATAATACCGAACTGCCGGCCGTACTTGTCTTTTTGCAAAACATGAATCATGTCTTGATGTACTACGCGGCTGGCTTCGTTGCCTGCCCGCCAAAAATCAATAATGTAACCTTTTTTATCCAGGCTGGCTACGTCAAACTTCTTTCCGTCTGGCGTAGTGCCATTAATGTCGGGTGCTTTAACACCCGGTTGTAATTTAGTCAGGATGCTGAGCTTGGCGCTTATTCTTTTACCATCCTCGCTGTTGCGGGCCGCCACACTCAGTTTATTAAAAAGTGCATTGTAAGCCGGTACATTATCTTCCAGGTTTAACTTGTCCATCAGGTGGGCAGAAGCTACACTTTGCGGATTTTGCTCAACAAAGGCTTGTAAGGCTTTAACCTGTGCTTTCTTTTCTTCCTGCTCGGCTGCTGATACTTTGTTAATCAAGGCAACATAAGCATCTTTTGTAAGGGCAAGCGATTTTTTATTATTCAGTTGCGCTTCTGCTTTAACTGATTTGGCATGGGCACCGGCAGCTAGTTGGTCATACAACTGGTAGTAATTAGAAAGCTCCTGCTGTATTTTTGATGATGAAGTAATTTTCGGGTAATTAGATAAGTGCTGTAGATTGCTGTTTAAAGTGTATTCGCCGGGTTCCATGTAAATCTCATAAGATTCTTTATGCTCTACCCCGTTTTGTATTAAGGTTAGATTGCCATAGCCCGGATTGTTTAAGGGTGTATCAATCTTAAAAGTTCCATTACTGATATTGTTATTACCTAATGTATCGCCGACTTCACCTTTCAATAAATATACCGCATTGTTAAGCCCAGTTATATTGCCGTTGATGGTAATATGTGCAGCAGGTTTTTTGCATCCGGCAGCTATGAGGGCACTCAGAAGTAGTAATTGGTGATATTTCATATACGTTGAAAGGCTGTTCGGCTAAAAGTAATACTTTCAATGCATTTTATAATTAGAAATGGCTAATTTTTAGAATGTTTCTAAATAGACAATTCCCTGACAATAACCGAAAAGTATGGGTAGTAATTGAGTTTTAATAAATATTTTTGCGGGATTAAAATATATCTTATAATGAGTGAATTAAAACAAACCTTTAACTCTTCACTGGGAAAAAAGCTGATTATGGCTTTAACAGGCTTGTTTCTGAGCGTTTTTCTAATTGTACACTTGGCAGGTAACCTGCTGCTGTTTAGTAACGACAATGGGTACAGTTTCAATATGTATGCCAACTTCCTGACGCATTTCCCGCCGATTGAGGTAATCGCTTACATTTTGTACTTGTGCATTATTGTACATACTATCTATGCGATTGTGCTTACCACCATTAACCGTAAAGCGCGCTCAGTTGACTATGCTGTACATACCAAATCACCGGTGTCTTTTTCGTCTAAAAATATGGGACTGCTGGGCAGTATTATATTTTTATTCATCGTTATTCACATGGGCGATTTTTGGTATAAGTACAAGTTTACCCACACTGTAGGGTATAAAGAATACCGTACCAACCTGCTAACCGGCGAAAGAACCGCTACTGAATTTACCCCTGAGAAACCGGATTTTGAGCATTCTCAAACTTTTGAAGGTAATACAGAAATTACCCGCGTTAAAGATTTGCACGCCCGTGTAGCCAGCAGCTTTAGCATGTTATGGTATGTGGCTATTTATGTAATAGCTATGGTAGCTTTATCGTTTCACTTAAAACATGGTTTCCAAAGTGCATTCCATACTGTAGGCTGGGTTCACCGCAAATACAAGCCTATTTATGAGTTTATAGGTACTTGGTTGTTCTCTGTAATTATCCCGTTGGGTTTTGCAGCCATGCCTATCGTTTATTACATACAGAGTTTAGGTAAATAGTTAAAAAGAGTTGAATAGTTAATTGGCTGATATTATTGAAAGGTTTTTCCGAAAAAGAATGCCTCTTAACCGAACTAGCCAGTTAACATAAATATAAAAGAAATGAATTTAGATGCTAAAATTCCGCAAGGCCCATTAGCCGAAAAATGGAGCAAGCATAAATTTAACTTAAAGCTGGTTAACCCGGCCAACAAACGTAAATACAACGTTATTGTGGTGGGTACTGGTTTAGCTGGTGCTTCGGCGGCAGCTTCGCTGGCCGAGCTGGGCTACAATGTAACTGCATTTTGCTTTCAGGATAGCCCTCGTCGTGCACACTCTATTGCTGCACAGGGTGGTATCAATGCCGCTAAAAACTATCGTAATGATGGTGATAGCGTTTACCGTTTGTTTTATGATACCATTAAAGGTGGTGACTACCGTGCCCGTGAAGGCAACGTTTACCGCCTGGCCGAAGTATCAGTAAATATTATTGACCAGTGTGTGGCTCAGGGTGTACCTTTCGCCCGCGAATACGGCGGTTTGTTAGATAACCGTTCATTTGGTGGTGCGCAGGTATCGCGTACCTTCTATGCCCGTGGCCAAACAGGACAGCAATTATTGTTGGGTGCTTACTCAGCTTTAAATCGCCAGATTCATGAAGGTAAGGTGAAAATGTACACCCGTACCGAAATGCTGGACGTGGTAGTAGTAGATGGTAAAGCACAAGGTATTGTTACCCGTAACTTGAAAACCGGTGCTATTGAAACACATGCCGGTCATGCTGTATTATTGTGTACTGGTGGTTACAGCAACGTATTCTACTTGTCAACCAATGCTGCCGGTTCAAACGTAACAGCAGCTTGGCGTGCTCACAAGCGCGGTGCATTGTTTGCTAACCCTTGTTATACTCAAATTCACCCAACCTGTATTCCAGTAACGGGTACACACCAGTCAAAACTTACGCTGATGTCTGAATCATTGCGTAACGATGGTCGGGTTTGGGCACCTAAAACGGTGGAAGTAGCACAAAAGCTGCGTAAAGGTGAAATCAAAATAGAAAACGTTAGAGAAGAAGATCGCGATTACTTCCTGGAACGTAAATATCCATCATTTGGTAACTTGGTACCTCGCGACGTAGCTTCACGTAATGCCAAAGAAATGGTAGATGAAGGCCGTGGTGTTGGTGGTTCAGGTATTGCTGTGTTCCTGGATTTTGCTGAAGCTATACAACGTTTGGGTGAAGATGCCGTACGGGCAAAATATGGTAACTTGTTTGATATGTACTATCAAATTACCGATGAGAACCCGTACAAACAGCCTATGCGTATTTACCCTGCTGTACACTATACTATGGGTGGTTTGTGGGTTGATTATAACTTAAGTACTAATATTCCGGGCTTGTATGCTTTAGGTGAGGCTAACTTCTCTGACCACGGTGCTAACCGTTTAGGTGCTTCGGCATTGATGCAAGGCTTGGCTGATGGCTACTTCGTTATCCCTTATACTTTAGGTGATTATTTAGCTACCATCGGTCCGAAACCAGTTGATAGCAAACACCCTGCTTTTGCACAAACTAAGAAGGATGTAGAAGCAAATATTGCAAAATTACTGTCGTTAAAAGGTACTAAAACCGTTACCGAATATCACCGTGAATTAGGCCACATTATGTGGGAATATTGCGGTATGGCCCGTAACGCAGAAGGCTTAACTAAAGCTCGCGGCTTAATTCAGGCTTTGAAAGAAGATTTCTGGAAAAACGCGATTGTGGTAGGTGTTAATGAAGAGGTGAACGATGCACTTGAAAAAGCTGGCCGCGTAGCCGACTTTATTGAGTTAGGTGCACTGATGGTAGAAGACGCATTAATGCGTAAAGAATCATGCGGTGGTCACTTCCGTACCGAATCACAAACTGAAGAGGGGGAGGCCTTGCGCCATGATGATGAATATGCTTTTGTAGCTGCTTGGGAGTTTAAAGGTGAAAACCAACCTGAAGTGCTGAACAAAGAAGAATTGGTATTTGAAAACGTTAAGTTAACACAAAGAAGTTATAAGTAATTGTGTTGCGGGTTGTATGTTGCGAGCTTTAAGTAGCTATTTAACCCGCAACCAACAAACCCGTAACTCGCAACTCTAAAAAACATGAGTAACGCAAACGGAACGATGAATCTGACGCTGAAAGTTTGGCGTCAGCCTAATGCACAAACTGCTGGCAAGTTTGTGACATATAAAGCCGAAAACATATCACCAGATATGTCTTTTCTGGAAATGCTGGATGTGGTAAACGAAAGTTTAATTCACGGTAAGCAAGACCCTATCCATTTTGATCATGATTGCCGCGAAGGTATTTGCGGTATGTGTTCATTATATATCAATGGCCGTCCACATGGTCCGAAAAGAGCCATCACTACCTGTCAGTTGCACATGCGCAGCTTTAGTGATGGTGAAACCATCACTATTGAGCCTTGGAGAGCTACTGCTTTCCCGGTAATCAAAGACTTAGCGGTTGATCGTTCTGCGTTTGATCGTATTCAGCAAACTGGTGGTTATATTTCGGTAAATACCGGTGGTGTGCCTGATGCTAACGAAATTGCCATCCCAAAAGTAATTGCTGATGAAGCTTTCAATTCAGCTACCTGTATTGGTTGTGGTGCTTGCGTTGCTGCTTGTAAAAATGCTTCAGCTATGCTGTTCGTATCGGCTAAAATTAACCAGTTAGCACTGTTGCCACAAGGCCAGCCTGAGCGTTACCGCCGTGTACAAAGCATGGTAGCTAAAATGGATGAAGAAGGATTTGGTAACTGTACCAACACTGGTGCTTGTGAGGCTGAATGTCCAAAAGAAATTACATTGACCAACATTGCCCACATGAACTATGATTTCTTCAGCGCGAAGTTATTCCGCGAAGAAGAGGTGCACGAAGTTCAGCACGGTGCTTAATAAGTCACTCTGATAATAAATATATTAAAGTTAAAAGAAAGGCTGGTTTATAAAACCAGCCTTTTTTATTCTTCGTACAACGGTTCGGCTCGGGAGTTTGATACCTGCAGTTGAGGCTTTGTTGTTTGTAAAAATAATTCGTTTTCAACTTTTTAGCTGGCAAATAATTTCTGATTTTCGCCGTCGTTTAAGTGCAAGTATAATTATGCGTATGAGATTGGTGTTTAAATGTATTTTGAGCAGTGTTCTAGTGGTAAGTTTGTTAACAGCATGCTCTCATTCCAAAAAACAAGGCGGGGTTGATATTTCCAAATTACCTGCGCTGGATACCACGAAGCTCTTGACTTACAATCCTAAAGACGCTGACCCTCGTATTGATGCTTTTATGAAGCAGCTGCATAAAAAAAGCGCTTTCAATGGCAATGTGCTGGTGGCCGAAAAAGGCAAAATTGTTTATGAAGGTTCATTCGGCTGGGCTAACTATCTGATACGTGATAGCTTGAAAATAGGCTCACGTTTTGAGTTGGCATCTGTATCAAAAACCATGACCTCAACCGCTATTATGCAGTTGTGGGAACGTGGAAAAATTAAGCTGGATCAGGATGTGCGTGATTTCTTTCCTAATTTCCCGTACGCTGGTATTACTATCAGGCTACTACTTACCCACCGTTCGGGCATGATGAACTATGTGTACTTTGTAGATGGCTTATATCGCAAGCAGCATCTGGATCAGCGTAAAGGTATCACGAATGCTCAGGTAATGGATTTAATTGCCCAGAACAAGCCTGCGCCTTTCAACAAACCTAACGCACGCTTTTTATACAACAACTCTAACTTTATGGTGCTAGGAGCTATTATTGAAAAAGTAGCTGGTATGCCTTATGCTCAGTACATGAAAGAGAACATTTTCAAGCCCGCTGGCATGGCGCATACCGATGTGTACTCAAAAGCAGTGTATGATAAAATACCGGTTGATGTGGTAGGGCATGATCGTAATAGCTGGCGGTACTCAGTAGCACAAAACTTTTTGGATGGCCCGGTAGGTGATAAAGGTATTTACAGTACGGTAAAAGATTTGTTCCTGTTCGATCAGGCATTGAAAGCGGGACGTCTCATTAAGAAGTCAACTCAAGACTCTGCTTATACACCGCACGACCCTATGATACGTGGTCATTTTAGCTATGGCTACGGCTGGCGCTTGTTCTGCGAACCCGGTCAGCAAGTGGTATATCATACCGGCTGGTGGCATGGTTTTCGGCATATATTCCTGCGCGATTTAAAAAACGATGTAACCATTGTATTGTTAGGCAATTTGGTAAATGGCAGCTTACTGCATCTGGATGATCTGTATAAAATAACCGGTATGCCTGTTGTTCGTAAAACAGCTTATAGTGGCACGGGTGATGCCGCAGAAGATTAATAGGCAGAGAAAATTACTATTCGAGCCTGATTAAAATTCTTAGCTGCACTTTTATACAACAAAAAGATATTAAGCGGCCTTTATCTAAGTAATTAATAACTCCATAACAAAAACTAAAACCATGTTTGATAAATTATTTGAAGCTCAGCAAAAAGCCGGCGAAATGAAAAAGCGCCTGGATGGTATTACTGTGTCAGGTACTGCCGAAGGTGGGAAAATTACCGTAACTGCTAATGGCAATAAAGTATTGCAAACTATTAGTATTGATGGGTCTTTTTATGCTGAAGCTGACCGCGAAGAAGTAGAAGAATTGCTGGTAGTGGCTATTAATAAAGCACTGGAACAAGCTGATAGCGTAAACCAAACCGAAATGGCCGCCATGACTAAAGATATGTTTGGCGATTTAGGTGGTTTAGGCGGTATGTTTGGCAAGTAAGCTGATACTGGCGCTTGTGCATATCTTAATGTATTGTCATTTCAAATAGTAGCAAGAACTGCTGTAAAGCATAAGTGTTTACTTTGCATAATTTATAAGAGGCTTGTTATGCTATTACATGGCATATATTTATTAATACTACATTAAACATTGTTTATGAAACTTACTTATTTCGGGCACTCAACTGTTCAGATTGAAGTTGCTGGTAAAACCTTGTTGTTTGATCCATTTATTACGCCTAACCAACTGGCTGCGCATATTGATGTAAACAGCCTGAAACCCGACTACATCTTGGTTTCGCACGGACATGGCGATCATATTGCCGATCTGGAAACTATTCAAAAAAGTAGCGGCGCCAAAGTAATATGTATTGCTGAAATTGCTGGCTGGCTAGGCAACAAGGGTATTGATAATACCCACGGCATGAACATAGGTGGTAGCTTTACCTTTGATTTCGGTAAAGTAAAAATGGTTTACGCGCTGCACTCCAGCTCAATGCCTGATGGCAGCTACGGCGGTACACCGGTTGGCTATGTAATTCATGCAGAAGGCAAGAAGATTTATTTTGCTGGTGATACAGCCTTAACTTACGATATGAAGTTGCTGGCTGAAGAAAACCTGGATTGGGCCATTTTACCTATTGGTGATAACTATACCATGGGGATTGATGATGCCATTAAAGCTACCGATTTTATTAACTGTAAAGATATCATCGGGGTACATTATGATACATTCCCGGTTATTAAAATTGATACCAGTGAAGCGCAAGAAAAGTTCCTGAAAGCCGGTTTAAATTTAAAGCTTCCGGCTATTGGTGATAGTGTAGAACTGTAAGGCGGCTAATTTTTATATAAGCTATTTAAACAACAAAGCCCTGTACATATTGTACAGGGCTTTGTTGTTTAAAATGAAAGAGAATTACATGTTTGACATAGTGTCTTTTTTCATCTTTTTCTTTTTCATTGGCATTTTTTTCTTCATTTTCTTTTTGGTGGTATCACTCTGCATTGTAGCTGATTTTACACCAGTGAAGTTACCATGAGCGAACACAGTACCGAATGAGATTGCTGCTAAAGCAACCATGCAACATAATTTTTTCATAACAAAACAACTTTTAAGTTTTTAAATAGATTTAATAATTTAACAACTTGGTTCTGACTTTGTTGCGGCTGTTGTAAATTATATTTATATCACAGTTCCGTGTGGTATAACAGCACGTTTTTTAACTACCACAATACCATCTTGAACGGTATAAGCACCATAATCGCCATTTTCAAGATTGCCCTCGCAGTTTATACGTACGTCGTTACCGATGTAAGCATTCTTGTCAATAATGGCATTCTTAATGCAACAACGATCGCCAATGCCCATAACTGGTGCGTTGCTGGCTTTTGCATCTTCAATTTGTTCCAGCGTTTGGTAAGTATCACTACCCATTACATAGCAGCTATCAATTTCGGTATCAAAGCCAATGCGCGAACGTACACCGATAATGGAGCGCTTAATACAACTGGCATTAACAATGCACCCATCTGCCACAATAGATTGTGTTAGCTGTGTACCTGATATTTTTGATGGCGGCAGCATGCGGGTACGGGTAAATATATGATGCTTACCAAACAGGTTAAATTGTGGTATATCATCTGTTAAGCCCAAGTTAGCTTCAAAAAAAGATGGAATGGTACCAATATCGGTCCAGTAGCCTTCATACTGATAGCTTAATACCCGATGGGTTTTAATAGATTGTGGCATGATCTCTTTACCAAAATCCGGATAATCATTGCCTTGCAGCAACTCGTACAGCGTTTTACGGTTAAAGATGTAAATACCCATAGAGGCCAAATAATAGCGGCCTTTGGCTGCCATATCATCACTTACCTCCGATGCCCAACTTTCAAAATTGCTTTTCGGCTTTTCAATAAAGTCGGTAATCAAGCTTTCTTCATTAGTTTTCAAAATACCGAAGCCAGGTACATCATTGGCATGCACCGGTATGGTAGCAATTGAAATTTCGGCTTTGCTTTCGATATGCTTATCTACCATATCGCGAAAATCCATCTGGTAAAGCTGGTCGCCTGATAGAATGAGTACATATTCAAAATCATGTACCGAAAGGTGATGCAAACTTTGCCTTACCGCATCGGCTGTACCTTGAAACCAGCCCACGTTTGATGGGGTTTGTTCGGCAGCCAGTATATCCACAAAGGCATCACTGAAGCTGCTGAAGTGGTACGTGTTTTTAATATGTTTATTAAGCGAAGCTGAGTTAAACTGTGTTAACACGAAAATACGCTCAAAGCCTGCATGTAAACAGTTGGATATAGGTATATCAACCAGCCTGTATTTACCGGCAATAGGAACGGCTGGTTTGGAGCGGGTAGCAGTGAGCGGGAACAGCCTAGTGCCCTGTCCGCCACCCAATACGATGCTGATTACTTTCGAGGTCATATAATTGGTTTTAAACTTTCATAGAGGTTGATGTATTGCTGGGCCGACTGGTTCCAGGAGAAGTTCAGCGCCATCATACGTTTACGTAACAAATCTAAATGCTCCCTGTTCTGATAAAGCGTTATTGCCCGGCTTATTGATGAACAAATGTCATCCACACTAGCTTGGTTAAAGCAAATGCCATAACCACCTTCATCGCCAAAGTCAAGTACTGTATCTTTCAGACCACCGGTACGACGTACCATAGGTACTGTACCATAGCGCAAGGCATATAACTGGTTCAATCCGCAGGGCTCCACGCGTGATGGCATCAGCAAAAAGTCGGATCCGGCATAAATTTGATGAGCTAATTGCTCGTTGTAACCGATATAGGTTTTATAACAATCTGCATTTTTAATGGTGTGCAACGCCTGTAAGGCTTCTTCTGTTACAGTATCACCGGCACCCAGTATCAAAAAGCTCACCTGCCCGGCATGTTCGGCCAGGCTGCGGCTAATAGCTTCAGGTATTAAATCTGCTCCTTTTTCAACAACCAGGCGGCCAATAAAAGATACTAACGGTTTATCTAACGGTAGCCCGAAACGTTCGCACAAAGCGGCTTTATTGTTCAATTTGCCAGTATCAGGCTTTTGAGCATCAATGTGAGCTGGCAGCATTGGGTCGGTTTGTGGATTCCAAACCTCAGTATCAATACCATTAATGATGCCTAAGCCTTTAGCGCGTTCCAGGTAGAACAGGTATTCCAATCCGTTAGAGTTGTACGATAGTTCTTCCAGATAGCTGGGGGAAACTGTTGTAAACTTATCACAACATTTTACGGCGCTGGCTAATGGGTTAATGCCGCCTGCCCAATCCAGTAAGCCGGCATAAGTCATATTTACTTCGGGCAGGTAATCAAATTTATCATAGCCAAAAGCACCATGATATTGCCCATTATGAATGGTAAATACAGTAGGTGTTTTAGCAAGTCGCTTATACAAGGCCGAATGCTGTAGCAGAAAAGGTATTAAGCCTACATGATGATC
This region includes:
- a CDS encoding serine hydrolase domain-containing protein, which translates into the protein MRLVFKCILSSVLVVSLLTACSHSKKQGGVDISKLPALDTTKLLTYNPKDADPRIDAFMKQLHKKSAFNGNVLVAEKGKIVYEGSFGWANYLIRDSLKIGSRFELASVSKTMTSTAIMQLWERGKIKLDQDVRDFFPNFPYAGITIRLLLTHRSGMMNYVYFVDGLYRKQHLDQRKGITNAQVMDLIAQNKPAPFNKPNARFLYNNSNFMVLGAIIEKVAGMPYAQYMKENIFKPAGMAHTDVYSKAVYDKIPVDVVGHDRNSWRYSVAQNFLDGPVGDKGIYSTVKDLFLFDQALKAGRLIKKSTQDSAYTPHDPMIRGHFSYGYGWRLFCEPGQQVVYHTGWWHGFRHIFLRDLKNDVTIVLLGNLVNGSLLHLDDLYKITGMPVVRKTAYSGTGDAAED
- a CDS encoding succinate dehydrogenase cytochrome b subunit gives rise to the protein MSELKQTFNSSLGKKLIMALTGLFLSVFLIVHLAGNLLLFSNDNGYSFNMYANFLTHFPPIEVIAYILYLCIIVHTIYAIVLTTINRKARSVDYAVHTKSPVSFSSKNMGLLGSIIFLFIVIHMGDFWYKYKFTHTVGYKEYRTNLLTGERTATEFTPEKPDFEHSQTFEGNTEITRVKDLHARVASSFSMLWYVAIYVIAMVALSFHLKHGFQSAFHTVGWVHRKYKPIYEFIGTWLFSVIIPLGFAAMPIVYYIQSLGK
- a CDS encoding metal-dependent hydrolase, which gives rise to MKLTYFGHSTVQIEVAGKTLLFDPFITPNQLAAHIDVNSLKPDYILVSHGHGDHIADLETIQKSSGAKVICIAEIAGWLGNKGIDNTHGMNIGGSFTFDFGKVKMVYALHSSSMPDGSYGGTPVGYVIHAEGKKIYFAGDTALTYDMKLLAEENLDWAILPIGDNYTMGIDDAIKATDFINCKDIIGVHYDTFPVIKIDTSEAQEKFLKAGLNLKLPAIGDSVEL
- the pdeM gene encoding ligase-associated DNA damage response endonuclease PdeM — translated: MSTGLDFKLQEQDLLLLPERAIFWKQEKALMLADVHLGKVGHFRKAGIAIPRPLAQDDLKCLTRLIHQHQPDKILFLGDLFHSDMNADWESFAAWREQFSSIAMQLVKGNHDIIQEEHYHQLNISTHHELVYGPFRMLHHPQSDACLQQQSHYVLCGHIHPGVKLVGRGRESVTLPCFAFGSQQAILPSFGKFTGQVAMRHQATDHVFGIVSNKVFAV
- a CDS encoding YbaB/EbfC family nucleoid-associated protein; translation: MFDKLFEAQQKAGEMKKRLDGITVSGTAEGGKITVTANGNKVLQTISIDGSFYAEADREEVEELLVVAINKALEQADSVNQTEMAAMTKDMFGDLGGLGGMFGK
- a CDS encoding glycogen synthase, with translation MKVFHLSAECYPVAKVGGLADVVGALPKYQNLAGIQASVVLPYYNRKFVQESEFEIVFEGSTRLGRKRYDFQIQKETTDKLGFPLYLIYVPGLLDRPEVYSYPDEREQFIMFQLAFLDWITWSQQKPDLIHCHDHHVGLIPFLLQHSALYKRLAKTPTVFTIHNGQYHGAFGYDKFDYLPEVNMTYAGLLDWAGGINPLASAVKCCDKFTTVSPSYLEELSYNSNGLEYLFYLERAKGLGIINGIDTEVWNPQTDPMLPAHIDAQKPDTGKLNNKAALCERFGLPLDKPLVSFIGRLVVEKGADLIPEAISRSLAEHAGQVSFLILGAGDTVTEEALQALHTIKNADCYKTYIGYNEQLAHQIYAGSDFLLMPSRVEPCGLNQLYALRYGTVPMVRRTGGLKDTVLDFGDEGGYGICFNQASVDDICSSISRAITLYQNREHLDLLRKRMMALNFSWNQSAQQYINLYESLKPII
- a CDS encoding glucose-1-phosphate adenylyltransferase, with protein sequence MTSKVISIVLGGGQGTRLFPLTATRSKPAVPIAGKYRLVDIPISNCLHAGFERIFVLTQFNSASLNKHIKNTYHFSSFSDAFVDILAAEQTPSNVGWFQGTADAVRQSLHHLSVHDFEYVLILSGDQLYQMDFRDMVDKHIESKAEISIATIPVHANDVPGFGILKTNEESLITDFIEKPKSNFESWASEVSDDMAAKGRYYLASMGIYIFNRKTLYELLQGNDYPDFGKEIMPQSIKTHRVLSYQYEGYWTDIGTIPSFFEANLGLTDDIPQFNLFGKHHIFTRTRMLPPSKISGTQLTQSIVADGCIVNASCIKRSIIGVRSRIGFDTEIDSCYVMGSDTYQTLEQIEDAKASNAPVMGIGDRCCIKNAIIDKNAYIGNDVRINCEGNLENGDYGAYTVQDGIVVVKKRAVIPHGTVI
- a CDS encoding succinate dehydrogenase/fumarate reductase iron-sulfur subunit, translated to MSNANGTMNLTLKVWRQPNAQTAGKFVTYKAENISPDMSFLEMLDVVNESLIHGKQDPIHFDHDCREGICGMCSLYINGRPHGPKRAITTCQLHMRSFSDGETITIEPWRATAFPVIKDLAVDRSAFDRIQQTGGYISVNTGGVPDANEIAIPKVIADEAFNSATCIGCGACVAACKNASAMLFVSAKINQLALLPQGQPERYRRVQSMVAKMDEEGFGNCTNTGACEAECPKEITLTNIAHMNYDFFSAKLFREEEVHEVQHGA
- a CDS encoding fumarate reductase/succinate dehydrogenase flavoprotein subunit, with the protein product MNLDAKIPQGPLAEKWSKHKFNLKLVNPANKRKYNVIVVGTGLAGASAAASLAELGYNVTAFCFQDSPRRAHSIAAQGGINAAKNYRNDGDSVYRLFYDTIKGGDYRAREGNVYRLAEVSVNIIDQCVAQGVPFAREYGGLLDNRSFGGAQVSRTFYARGQTGQQLLLGAYSALNRQIHEGKVKMYTRTEMLDVVVVDGKAQGIVTRNLKTGAIETHAGHAVLLCTGGYSNVFYLSTNAAGSNVTAAWRAHKRGALFANPCYTQIHPTCIPVTGTHQSKLTLMSESLRNDGRVWAPKTVEVAQKLRKGEIKIENVREEDRDYFLERKYPSFGNLVPRDVASRNAKEMVDEGRGVGGSGIAVFLDFAEAIQRLGEDAVRAKYGNLFDMYYQITDENPYKQPMRIYPAVHYTMGGLWVDYNLSTNIPGLYALGEANFSDHGANRLGASALMQGLADGYFVIPYTLGDYLATIGPKPVDSKHPAFAQTKKDVEANIAKLLSLKGTKTVTEYHRELGHIMWEYCGMARNAEGLTKARGLIQALKEDFWKNAIVVGVNEEVNDALEKAGRVADFIELGALMVEDALMRKESCGGHFRTESQTEEGEALRHDDEYAFVAAWEFKGENQPEVLNKEELVFENVKLTQRSYK